Proteins from one Enterobacter bugandensis genomic window:
- a CDS encoding DUF1799 domain-containing protein, translated as MIAVASAFYTPEPTAADLAPYGLTPDDYDDQYIDVWPDVWPSFLVFQAVSTQWRTGMGGASGLDYNVLPWVMRLHHVEDEATALSDIRIMESAALKVMHKERAE; from the coding sequence CTGATAGCGGTTGCCTCTGCATTCTATACGCCTGAACCCACAGCGGCAGACCTGGCGCCCTATGGGCTTACGCCGGATGACTACGACGATCAATACATCGACGTCTGGCCAGATGTATGGCCTTCATTCCTGGTGTTTCAGGCTGTCAGTACGCAGTGGCGCACGGGCATGGGTGGTGCATCAGGGCTTGATTACAACGTGCTGCCCTGGGTAATGCGCCTGCACCACGTCGAGGACGAGGCAACCGCACTTTCGGACATCCGAATCATGGAGAGCGCCGCACTAAAAGTTATGCATAAAGAGAGGGCGGAATGA
- a CDS encoding phage tail assembly chaperone: MATKFTLQPKPTFKANVSIPRAGDEDGVLTFTFNHKPLKELADLEKLEGKTATDFLMEIISGWALPDAFNAENLSVLLENYPAAMKAIPETYYRELMGQREKN; the protein is encoded by the coding sequence ATGGCTACCAAATTCACCCTCCAGCCCAAACCAACATTTAAGGCCAACGTCTCGATCCCGCGCGCCGGCGATGAGGATGGCGTGCTCACCTTCACGTTCAATCATAAGCCACTTAAAGAGCTGGCTGATCTGGAAAAACTGGAAGGCAAAACCGCCACTGATTTTCTGATGGAAATCATTTCTGGCTGGGCACTTCCCGATGCTTTCAACGCAGAAAACCTGTCGGTGCTTCTGGAAAACTATCCGGCGGCGATGAAGGCTATCCCTGAAACCTACTATCGCGAACTGATGGGGCAGCGCGAAAAAAACTGA
- a CDS encoding phage tail protein, which produces MGFALPNGAHVYLASGYGPAITFTGATNAEHAVITVSAADDIAVGDIVHVNCNWSGIDNVIAKIDAIAENAVTLRNINTTNKNKYAAGGGSGSIRKIEEWTELPQITEVSKSGGDQNTTQIQFLSDDRQRNLNTYKSAVSQTYSIAHDSTLPVYPLLRQLDEDEETVAAYMYVPKAKENRYWAATASFDDTPTTAVNEVETVSVVLNLQSPAMTFYKVTDAAA; this is translated from the coding sequence ATGGGCTTTGCATTGCCTAACGGCGCTCATGTCTATCTGGCATCGGGCTACGGCCCGGCCATTACTTTCACCGGCGCGACGAATGCTGAGCACGCGGTGATCACAGTTAGCGCCGCAGACGATATAGCGGTCGGCGATATCGTTCACGTGAACTGCAACTGGTCGGGTATTGATAACGTTATCGCGAAAATCGACGCGATTGCGGAGAATGCTGTCACTCTTCGCAACATCAACACCACCAACAAAAACAAATATGCTGCTGGTGGCGGTTCCGGCTCTATTCGCAAAATTGAAGAATGGACCGAGCTGCCACAAATCACTGAGGTATCGAAATCTGGTGGTGATCAGAACACCACGCAGATTCAGTTCCTCAGCGATGATCGCCAGCGCAACCTGAATACCTATAAATCCGCTGTCTCTCAGACTTACTCGATTGCTCACGACTCAACTCTCCCGGTATATCCGCTGCTGCGCCAACTGGACGAAGACGAAGAGACTGTGGCGGCGTACATGTACGTGCCGAAGGCGAAAGAAAACCGTTACTGGGCGGCCACGGCATCTTTTGACGACACGCCGACTACTGCGGTTAACGAGGTAGAGACAGTGAGTGTGGTGCTGAACCTGCAGTCACCGGCGATGACGTTCTACAAGGTGACTGACGCTGCCGCCTGA
- a CDS encoding DUF4128 domain-containing protein has translation MIPDIASALAARLGAWADAEGISVAWENVPFTPSANEMYLAVHDMPVTPRTIDLGLRCRTYSGVYQINVVAPAGSGRTSVVALAGRVAELFPEGLEIAGKDFTCWISSAPGIFRGVPTPVSYSVPVSLNYRADIIN, from the coding sequence GTGATTCCTGATATTGCATCTGCACTGGCCGCCAGATTGGGTGCCTGGGCCGATGCCGAGGGCATTTCGGTTGCATGGGAGAACGTGCCGTTCACACCTTCTGCTAACGAGATGTACCTGGCCGTTCACGATATGCCCGTTACGCCGCGAACAATCGATCTCGGATTGCGCTGCCGGACTTATTCAGGCGTGTACCAGATTAATGTCGTGGCGCCAGCCGGCTCCGGCCGTACCTCCGTCGTTGCCCTGGCTGGCAGAGTAGCGGAATTGTTCCCCGAGGGGCTGGAAATTGCAGGCAAAGACTTTACCTGCTGGATTAGCAGCGCGCCTGGCATATTCCGCGGCGTCCCTACACCTGTGTCCTACTCCGTTCCTGTCAGCCTGAATTATCGGGCAGACATTATCAACTGA
- a CDS encoding DnaT-like ssDNA-binding protein: MINTDITAADVNSYASEDELASFAALRGIELPEKLAPLLIKAMDYLEGLDWVGSKADPRQPLAWPRANVILDGHDFPPDQVPRQVITAQCMLAVEAIDGDLLSSVREAAVKTERVEGAVTMTYAVADGEVFTPSYPAVMAILGDLAGGRGYAINAFAERA; this comes from the coding sequence ATGATTAATACTGATATCACCGCCGCTGACGTTAACAGTTACGCCAGCGAAGATGAACTGGCGTCATTTGCCGCGCTGAGAGGGATTGAGCTGCCTGAAAAGCTCGCACCGTTACTGATTAAGGCGATGGACTACCTGGAAGGGCTTGATTGGGTAGGTTCCAAAGCAGACCCTCGACAGCCTCTGGCCTGGCCACGCGCAAATGTGATTCTGGATGGACACGACTTCCCACCCGACCAGGTGCCACGGCAGGTTATCACCGCGCAGTGCATGCTGGCGGTAGAGGCAATCGACGGCGATTTACTCTCCAGCGTGCGCGAAGCCGCTGTAAAAACCGAACGTGTTGAAGGCGCCGTAACCATGACCTATGCGGTTGCTGATGGTGAGGTGTTCACACCATCCTACCCGGCGGTAATGGCTATTCTCGGCGACCTGGCTGGTGGGCGTGGATATGCAATTAATGCTTTCGCGGAGCGCGCGTAA
- a CDS encoding Ig-like domain-containing protein: protein MRSGGVTLSADKTSATADSTDAVTISLKYTLNGAGVSGKTVAWNSTGGTLSTASSQTGSAGGATVKLTSDMAGTFTVTGTVDGIAKSSEEITFTAPAAG from the coding sequence ATCCGCAGCGGGGGAGTAACGCTGTCAGCGGATAAAACCTCCGCAACCGCTGACAGCACCGATGCGGTCACCATTTCCCTTAAGTACACGCTAAACGGCGCAGGTGTTTCCGGCAAAACCGTTGCCTGGAATTCAACCGGCGGCACGCTCAGCACTGCCAGTTCTCAAACCGGCTCTGCTGGTGGGGCAACGGTCAAACTTACCTCTGATATGGCAGGTACTTTCACAGTCACTGGTACTGTTGATGGTATTGCTAAATCGAGTGAGGAAATCACCTTCACCGCACCTGCAGCTGGCTAA
- a CDS encoding major capsid protein — protein sequence MPTTVNSDLIIYDDLAQTAFLERRQDNLAIFNASSNGAILLDNELIEGDFRKRAFYKVGGSIESRDVNSTEKVTGKKIGAGEAVSVKAPWKYGPYETTEEAFKRRGRSVDEFSEVIGTDVADATLEGYVKYGLKALTAAIGANADMVVTADIETDGKKTLTRGLRKYGDKFNRVVLFVMHSATYFDIVDEAIANKIYEEAGVVVYGGQPGTLGKPVLVTDTMDADAILGLVAGAVTVTESQAPGFRSYDINDQENLAIGYRAEGVVNVDLLGYSWDTSKGDNPDLTKIGTAGNWKKHFTSNKSTAGVLIKLGSAAGE from the coding sequence ATGCCTACCACTGTTAATAGTGACCTGATCATTTATGACGATCTGGCGCAGACCGCTTTCCTCGAGCGCCGCCAGGACAACCTGGCAATTTTCAACGCGTCCTCCAACGGAGCGATCCTCCTGGATAACGAGCTGATTGAAGGCGACTTCCGCAAGCGTGCCTTCTACAAGGTTGGCGGCTCAATCGAATCGCGTGACGTTAACTCCACCGAAAAAGTGACGGGTAAGAAGATTGGCGCCGGTGAAGCGGTATCCGTCAAAGCACCGTGGAAATACGGTCCATACGAAACTACCGAAGAAGCGTTTAAACGGCGCGGCCGCTCAGTTGACGAGTTCTCCGAAGTGATCGGCACTGATGTGGCTGACGCGACGCTGGAAGGCTACGTGAAATACGGCCTGAAGGCGCTTACGGCAGCTATCGGCGCCAACGCGGATATGGTGGTTACCGCCGATATCGAAACAGACGGTAAGAAGACCCTAACGCGCGGCCTGCGTAAGTACGGCGACAAGTTCAACCGCGTTGTGCTCTTCGTTATGCACTCCGCCACTTACTTCGACATCGTGGATGAAGCGATCGCCAACAAAATCTACGAAGAAGCGGGCGTGGTGGTTTACGGCGGGCAGCCGGGAACGCTGGGTAAGCCTGTGCTGGTTACCGACACCATGGACGCTGATGCGATCCTTGGGCTCGTAGCCGGAGCGGTTACCGTCACCGAATCTCAGGCGCCGGGGTTCCGTTCGTACGACATCAACGATCAGGAAAACTTGGCCATCGGGTACCGTGCTGAAGGCGTGGTGAATGTCGACTTGCTGGGTTACAGCTGGGATACCTCCAAAGGTGACAACCCGGACCTGACCAAAATCGGCACCGCTGGTAACTGGAAGAAGCACTTCACCAGTAACAAATCTACGGCTGGCGTGCTGATTAAGCTGGGATCCGCAGCGGGGGAGTAA
- a CDS encoding phage minor head protein, with protein sequence MPTINESLRDESIAHSVWLSRYATGVANRMVKLLNETDSDLSARLLDALDRLPPESFTVNRLQSLLGSVRDLNHQAIATMQAGLESELVALAKNEVSYQMSLFDSLLPSHVLSHYPLQGITADMVYAAAMAQPFQGRLLSEWADNLESDRLARIVNAVRRGYLAGDTVETIARNVRGHANKDYRDGALQMSRANAASIAKTAVNHLAATARNSFTSANSDIVKGKQWLSTLDNKTSHDCIIRDLLRYTLDNKPVGHKVPYLQGPGKIHFCCRSTETLILKSWRELGIDIDEMDEGTRASMDGQVPGKTSYLEWLARQSAQRQDQVLGAERGRLFRTGEIDLADMFTDKGEWISLERLKQLSGTDI encoded by the coding sequence ATGCCCACCATCAACGAAAGCCTGCGTGATGAATCGATCGCACATTCCGTCTGGTTAAGCCGCTACGCCACCGGCGTGGCAAACCGGATGGTGAAGTTGCTTAATGAGACGGACTCTGATCTTTCGGCGCGGTTACTGGATGCGCTGGACAGATTGCCGCCGGAGAGCTTCACCGTTAATCGCCTACAGAGTTTACTGGGCAGCGTACGCGATCTTAACCATCAGGCCATAGCTACCATGCAGGCAGGGCTTGAGAGTGAGCTGGTGGCGCTGGCAAAGAACGAGGTCAGTTATCAGATGAGCCTGTTCGACTCCCTTCTTCCTTCACATGTCCTGTCTCACTATCCGCTGCAGGGCATCACCGCCGATATGGTGTATGCCGCGGCGATGGCGCAGCCCTTTCAGGGGCGGCTGCTGAGTGAGTGGGCGGATAATTTGGAATCGGACAGGCTGGCGCGTATCGTGAACGCCGTCCGCAGGGGTTATCTTGCCGGCGACACGGTAGAAACTATCGCGCGAAATGTTCGTGGTCACGCCAACAAAGACTATCGCGATGGCGCGCTGCAGATGAGCAGGGCAAACGCCGCCAGCATCGCTAAAACAGCTGTGAATCATCTGGCTGCAACAGCACGCAACAGCTTCACAAGTGCCAACAGCGATATCGTGAAAGGTAAGCAGTGGCTGTCCACACTGGACAATAAAACCAGCCACGACTGCATTATTCGTGACCTGCTGCGCTACACCCTGGATAACAAACCGGTCGGGCATAAGGTGCCTTACCTGCAGGGACCCGGGAAAATTCATTTCTGCTGTCGTTCTACTGAAACCCTAATTCTCAAGTCCTGGCGCGAACTCGGCATTGATATCGACGAGATGGACGAGGGCACTCGTGCCAGCATGGATGGACAGGTACCGGGGAAAACCTCGTATCTGGAATGGCTCGCGCGTCAGTCAGCTCAAAGGCAGGATCAAGTTCTGGGTGCCGAGCGTGGCCGTCTTTTCCGCACGGGTGAAATCGACCTGGCTGATATGTTCACAGACAAAGGCGAATGGATCAGCCTGGAACGTCTGAAGCAGCTCTCAGGCACTGACATCTAA
- a CDS encoding DUF4055 domain-containing protein — protein sequence MANDDITWVRPEHRAASAAWRKYRDFCKGAEAVKAAGNKYLPYLDPTDKSTRNRKRNEDYLSRAVFYAIAGNTKIGMLGMAYRKDPTFNGPEKLKYLLDNADGAGTSIYQQSQLVAENVLEVAREGIYVDYAEASDEAIILRYPAENIINWRTKRINGRDQLVLVVLRECVEEPDGYSYKDEIQYRELALEEGRFICRVWRRAGGTASGTYTVDSEYHPKPKGKDYWDEIPFTFVGAQNNDPTIDDSPLAALVEINHGHYRNSADYEDSVWFCGQVQPYMTGLDTNWRDHLEKKGVKIGSRSPLLLPKEGSFGYAQAQPNMLAKEAMDSKRDYMVQLGARLIEQNATAKTATQASGEQTSSTSVLGICVSNVSEAYTLALGWCAKYLGIKGESTSYTINQEFIAKVAESGMVTAIVNAWQSGALRDSDMIRALQKLDLIDPADSPDEVIDALRNQAPTLTGG from the coding sequence ATGGCAAACGACGATATCACCTGGGTTCGACCAGAACACCGGGCGGCTTCTGCTGCCTGGCGGAAATACAGGGACTTCTGCAAAGGAGCTGAGGCCGTAAAGGCGGCGGGTAATAAATATCTGCCTTATCTCGACCCAACCGATAAATCCACGCGTAACCGCAAACGCAACGAAGATTATCTGAGCCGAGCGGTGTTCTACGCCATTGCCGGCAATACGAAGATCGGCATGCTTGGGATGGCGTATCGCAAGGACCCCACGTTTAACGGTCCGGAGAAGCTTAAGTACCTGTTGGACAATGCTGACGGAGCCGGTACCAGCATCTATCAGCAGTCGCAACTGGTGGCAGAGAACGTGCTGGAGGTTGCGCGAGAGGGCATTTACGTCGATTACGCTGAAGCCTCCGATGAGGCGATCATTCTCCGCTATCCGGCAGAGAACATTATCAACTGGCGAACAAAGCGAATTAACGGGCGCGATCAACTGGTGCTGGTGGTGCTGCGCGAATGCGTAGAAGAGCCGGATGGTTACTCTTACAAGGATGAAATCCAGTACCGCGAGCTGGCGCTGGAAGAAGGGAGGTTCATATGCCGCGTATGGCGCCGGGCAGGTGGCACAGCAAGCGGAACCTACACCGTCGACAGCGAATATCATCCTAAGCCCAAAGGAAAGGACTACTGGGATGAAATTCCGTTTACCTTTGTCGGCGCCCAGAACAACGATCCCACTATCGATGACTCTCCGCTGGCTGCGCTGGTGGAAATAAACCACGGTCATTACCGTAACAGTGCTGACTATGAAGACAGCGTGTGGTTCTGTGGCCAGGTGCAGCCGTATATGACAGGGCTCGATACCAACTGGCGCGACCACCTCGAGAAGAAAGGCGTAAAAATTGGTTCCCGATCACCGCTTTTGCTTCCCAAAGAAGGCTCGTTTGGTTACGCCCAGGCGCAGCCCAACATGCTGGCTAAAGAGGCCATGGACAGTAAACGCGATTACATGGTGCAGCTGGGCGCCCGACTGATTGAGCAGAACGCCACGGCGAAGACTGCGACGCAGGCGAGCGGTGAGCAAACATCATCAACATCGGTGCTCGGTATCTGCGTCTCAAACGTTTCTGAGGCCTATACGCTGGCGCTGGGATGGTGTGCGAAATACCTGGGTATCAAGGGCGAATCGACGAGCTACACGATTAACCAGGAATTCATTGCTAAGGTTGCCGAGTCGGGTATGGTGACGGCAATCGTCAACGCCTGGCAGTCCGGTGCGCTGCGAGATAGCGATATGATTCGCGCACTGCAGAAGCTTGATCTTATCGACCCAGCGGATAGCCCGGACGAGGTTATTGATGCGCTTCGCAATCAGGCACCAACGTTGACGGGGGGCTGA
- a CDS encoding terminase large subunit domain-containing protein codes for MGISPTLNIPQARFLAMQHKFKAYVAGFGSGKTWVGCGGICKGMWEHPKINQGYFAPTYPQIRDIFYPTIEEVAFDWGLSVKINEGNKEVHFYEGRRYRGTTICRSMEKPGSIVGFKIGNAMVDELDVMAAAKAQQAWRKIIARMRYKVDGLRNGIDVTTTPEGFKFVYQQFVKAVREKPELAALYGLIQASTFDNAKNLPPDYIPSLLSSYPDELIQAYLRGKFTNLNSGTIYHTFNRKLNNCSDEIQDGDPLFIGMDFNVGKMAAIVHVKRNGLPRAVRELVKVYDTPAMIKRIQEEFWRYEDGRYVKSREIYIYPDASGDSRKSQNASKTDIAQLNDAGFSVIVDDANPPVKDRINSMNAMFCNANGERRYLVNVQNCPVYTESLEQQIWAANGEPDKSADNDHPNDAGGYFIVKDYPIVKPAYSITMDTTF; via the coding sequence ATGGGGATCAGCCCGACACTTAACATTCCTCAGGCGCGGTTCCTCGCGATGCAGCACAAATTCAAAGCCTACGTTGCCGGGTTCGGTTCCGGTAAGACATGGGTGGGTTGTGGCGGCATCTGCAAAGGGATGTGGGAGCATCCGAAGATTAACCAAGGTTACTTCGCGCCGACATACCCGCAGATTCGTGACATCTTCTACCCGACGATTGAAGAGGTGGCCTTCGACTGGGGGCTGAGCGTGAAAATCAATGAGGGGAACAAAGAGGTTCACTTCTACGAGGGACGGCGTTATCGCGGGACGACAATCTGCCGCTCGATGGAGAAGCCCGGCTCGATAGTTGGTTTCAAAATCGGTAACGCGATGGTGGATGAGCTGGACGTCATGGCGGCTGCCAAAGCGCAGCAGGCGTGGCGAAAAATCATTGCTCGTATGCGTTACAAGGTTGATGGTCTGCGTAACGGTATTGACGTCACGACCACGCCAGAAGGGTTCAAGTTCGTCTACCAGCAGTTCGTGAAGGCGGTACGTGAAAAGCCAGAGCTTGCCGCATTGTATGGCCTGATTCAGGCCAGCACGTTTGACAATGCGAAGAATCTGCCGCCTGATTACATCCCATCGCTGCTGAGTTCTTACCCTGATGAACTGATTCAGGCCTATCTGCGCGGGAAGTTCACAAACCTCAATAGCGGAACCATTTACCACACCTTTAACCGTAAGCTGAATAACTGTTCTGACGAGATTCAGGACGGGGATCCGCTGTTCATTGGTATGGACTTCAACGTGGGAAAAATGGCCGCGATTGTTCACGTTAAGCGTAATGGCCTGCCGCGCGCGGTCCGTGAGCTGGTGAAGGTCTACGATACGCCAGCGATGATTAAGCGTATCCAGGAAGAGTTCTGGCGCTACGAGGATGGCCGATACGTTAAAAGCCGGGAGATTTACATCTATCCGGATGCCTCTGGTGACTCACGCAAATCGCAGAACGCCAGCAAGACCGATATTGCTCAGCTCAACGATGCCGGATTCAGCGTCATTGTTGATGATGCCAACCCGCCGGTTAAGGACCGTATCAACTCGATGAACGCCATGTTCTGTAACGCCAACGGCGAACGCCGCTATCTGGTGAACGTCCAGAACTGCCCGGTTTATACCGAAAGCCTCGAACAGCAAATCTGGGCGGCCAATGGAGAACCGGATAAATCAGCAGATAACGATCACCCCAATGATGCTGGTGGGTACTTCATCGTGAAGGATTATCCGATCGTGAAGCCGGCATACTCAATCACAATGGACACAACTTTCTGA
- a CDS encoding terminase small subunit has protein sequence MAKPDWGELQQRFLSEHAKTGVSPKEWCEAQGLNYATARRYIKKPTAQKPALKKVRTAQKEQSAKELVDDDGLTAQQRLFVAEYLKDGNATQAGIRAGYSKKSAEQIGYQLLQKTSVAQAIAQQQKASIARTLGSADEVLAQMWQLATFDANQLSQYRRGACRYCWGFGHHYQWRDAVEFDEETAKVEGREGAKLPQDTGGYGYDHNREPNPECPRCNGDGIGHPYFPDTRKLPQVSRLAYSGVKVGKNGVEITAISRERMFEAVMKRLGLADSEFAQRLQRIEIERRQLEVEKLRKELAGDSEDDEPTPVQININVVDARADDGDQPDT, from the coding sequence ATGGCAAAACCGGACTGGGGCGAGCTTCAGCAACGGTTCCTGTCCGAACATGCCAAAACAGGCGTATCACCGAAAGAATGGTGTGAAGCGCAGGGACTGAATTACGCGACTGCGCGCCGATACATTAAAAAGCCTACTGCGCAAAAACCTGCGCTAAAAAAAGTGCGCACTGCGCAGAAAGAACAAAGCGCAAAAGAGCTGGTGGATGATGATGGACTTACTGCTCAGCAGCGCTTATTTGTCGCGGAGTACCTGAAGGATGGCAATGCCACACAGGCAGGTATCCGGGCTGGCTACAGTAAAAAATCTGCTGAACAAATCGGCTATCAACTCCTTCAGAAAACTTCAGTTGCGCAAGCCATTGCGCAGCAGCAGAAAGCCTCCATTGCGCGCACGCTTGGCAGTGCCGATGAAGTCCTTGCGCAGATGTGGCAGCTCGCCACCTTCGATGCAAACCAGCTTTCACAATATCGACGCGGTGCATGCCGTTACTGCTGGGGCTTTGGCCATCACTACCAGTGGCGCGATGCAGTTGAGTTTGATGAGGAAACGGCAAAAGTCGAGGGGCGGGAAGGTGCCAAGCTGCCGCAGGATACTGGCGGCTATGGTTACGACCACAACAGAGAGCCTAACCCTGAATGCCCGCGCTGCAACGGCGATGGTATTGGCCATCCTTACTTCCCGGACACCCGGAAACTCCCTCAAGTCTCACGGCTCGCATACTCCGGCGTGAAGGTCGGCAAGAATGGCGTCGAGATAACCGCAATCAGCCGCGAAAGAATGTTCGAAGCGGTAATGAAACGACTCGGCCTGGCCGATAGCGAGTTCGCGCAGCGCCTGCAGCGGATTGAAATCGAGCGCCGGCAGCTTGAGGTCGAGAAACTCCGTAAAGAGCTGGCGGGTGATAGTGAGGACGATGAACCAACCCCAGTGCAGATCAATATCAACGTAGTGGATGCGAGGGCAGACGATGGGGATCAGCCCGACACTTAA
- a CDS encoding GnsA/GnsB family addiction module toxin, with the protein MKIEELTHKAEEEISALISKKISELRKKTGHEVSEIEFIAREAMTGLEGYEVKIKLL; encoded by the coding sequence ATGAAAATTGAAGAACTGACGCACAAGGCAGAAGAAGAAATTTCTGCCCTAATATCAAAAAAAATTTCAGAGTTACGAAAAAAAACAGGCCATGAAGTTTCCGAAATTGAGTTTATCGCTCGTGAAGCGATGACAGGTCTTGAAGGGTACGAGGTCAAAATCAAACTCCTTTAA
- a CDS encoding lysozyme: MGSRAKLSAAVLGLVLAGAPASVILDQFLNEKEGNSLTAYKDGGGIWTICRGATMVDGKPVVQGMKLSQAKCNQVNAIERNKALAWVDRNISVPLTEPQKAGIASFCPYNIGPDKCFPSTFYKRINAGDRHGACEAIRWWIKDGGRDCRLTKGQKNGCYGQVERRDQESALACWGLDQ; the protein is encoded by the coding sequence ATGGGATCCAGAGCAAAACTGAGTGCAGCGGTTCTGGGGCTGGTACTGGCTGGAGCGCCAGCATCAGTCATTCTCGATCAGTTTCTAAATGAGAAAGAGGGTAACAGCCTTACGGCGTACAAAGATGGCGGTGGTATCTGGACTATTTGCCGCGGCGCCACGATGGTTGATGGTAAACCGGTTGTGCAGGGCATGAAATTGTCACAGGCCAAATGCAATCAGGTGAATGCTATCGAACGCAATAAGGCTCTGGCATGGGTTGACCGCAATATTTCGGTACCGCTAACCGAACCGCAGAAGGCTGGAATCGCATCTTTCTGTCCTTACAACATCGGGCCGGATAAATGCTTCCCGTCCACGTTCTATAAGCGCATTAATGCTGGTGACCGCCACGGGGCATGCGAGGCAATTCGCTGGTGGATTAAAGACGGCGGCCGTGATTGTCGGCTAACCAAAGGCCAGAAGAATGGCTGCTATGGGCAGGTCGAGCGTCGCGATCAAGAAAGTGCGCTAGCGTGCTGGGGACTGGACCAATGA
- a CDS encoding antitermination protein, whose translation MNLENTLKYHFAKSTMISDSPRTTASDALTGTDIMAAMGMTQERAAMGYSAFLGKMGISNNDRERAIELLVQYALTKCDRVAALRKLDTRVKPLVMHQLATFAFEDYSRSAASVKQCDGCNGEGFIDSEVFSMKSHTPAKEKKFVKMSMHMGVEDIHPSDYEVHRQVREVARVLCPQCKGKRVVSCACRDCHGRGKAVNQALTEQQGVPVLADCKRCSGRGYERIPSTEAYAAMCQITDAISLDTWKKSVKPFYDQLITKFDIEEAWADAQLKQITK comes from the coding sequence ATGAATCTCGAAAATACACTCAAATATCACTTCGCCAAATCGACAATGATTAGCGACTCTCCCCGGACTACGGCATCAGATGCATTAACCGGAACGGATATCATGGCCGCTATGGGCATGACCCAGGAGCGGGCCGCCATGGGCTACAGTGCTTTTCTCGGGAAAATGGGCATCAGCAACAATGACCGGGAAAGGGCGATTGAGTTGCTGGTCCAGTACGCGCTGACCAAGTGCGATCGGGTGGCTGCGCTGCGCAAACTGGATACCAGGGTTAAGCCATTAGTGATGCACCAGTTGGCCACCTTCGCTTTCGAGGACTATTCCCGCAGCGCCGCCAGCGTGAAGCAGTGCGATGGCTGCAATGGGGAAGGGTTTATTGACTCTGAGGTTTTCAGCATGAAGTCTCACACTCCGGCAAAAGAGAAGAAGTTCGTGAAGATGTCTATGCATATGGGCGTCGAAGATATTCACCCTTCCGACTATGAGGTACACAGGCAGGTCAGGGAGGTTGCACGCGTTCTCTGCCCGCAGTGTAAGGGTAAGAGGGTCGTTAGTTGTGCCTGTAGAGACTGTCATGGACGCGGGAAAGCCGTTAATCAGGCTCTTACAGAACAGCAGGGTGTTCCGGTTCTGGCTGATTGCAAGCGCTGCAGCGGGCGCGGGTATGAACGAATTCCATCAACTGAGGCTTACGCCGCGATGTGCCAGATAACGGATGCAATCAGCCTCGATACCTGGAAGAAGTCTGTTAAGCCTTTCTACGATCAGCTCATTACCAAGTTTGATATCGAAGAGGCGTGGGCTGATGCGCAGCTCAAGCAGATAACAAAATAG
- the rusA gene encoding crossover junction endodeoxyribonuclease RusA encodes MKTYQITLPWPPSNNRYYRHNRGRTHISADGVAYRYAVASIIRSARLNIRTTAPLKIRIECHMPDRRRRDLDNLQKAAFDALTKAGFWLDDCQVVDYRVVKMPVVKGGKLELTITELETA; translated from the coding sequence GTGAAGACATATCAAATCACTTTACCCTGGCCGCCGAGCAATAACCGATATTACCGGCACAACCGCGGACGCACGCATATCAGTGCTGATGGTGTCGCATACCGCTATGCCGTGGCCAGTATCATTCGAAGCGCCCGGCTTAATATCCGGACGACAGCACCACTCAAAATTCGAATTGAATGCCACATGCCCGACCGCCGGCGCCGTGATCTGGATAATCTGCAGAAGGCTGCATTCGACGCTTTAACCAAGGCGGGATTTTGGCTAGATGACTGCCAGGTTGTGGATTATCGCGTTGTGAAAATGCCTGTCGTTAAGGGCGGGAAATTAGAACTGACCATTACCGAGCTGGAGACCGCATGA